The Bradyrhizobium sp. WBAH42 genome includes a window with the following:
- a CDS encoding HypC/HybG/HupF family hydrogenase formation chaperone produces MALVSIDGISLEISIALVDELDVGDCVLVHAGYALAKIDQAEAKRTLELLQELSTAEQECRS; encoded by the coding sequence ATGGCTCTCGTGTCTATCGATGGCATCAGCTTGGAGATATCGATTGCTCTCGTCGACGAGCTCGATGTCGGCGATTGCGTCCTCGTCCATGCCGGCTATGCGCTCGCTAAGATCGATCAGGCGGAAGCCAAGCGCACGCTGGAGCTCCTGCAGGAGCTAAGCACCGCCGAGCAGGAATGCCGATCATGA
- the hypF gene encoding carbamoyltransferase HypF — MSAAATRDGTRLRVIVSGAVQGVGFRPYVYGLAIRYGLAGFVINGAEGVIIEVEGHRALEFVATLPLEAPPLARIVDIFVRETAALSEKGFSIGTSEAGKSSTQIVADAAVCQHCLKELFDSENRHYLYPFISCCHCGPRYTIAERLPYDRRNTVMRAFSLCAACVADYADPASRRFHAEAIACPACGPRLSHAISDIVAAIARGQIVAIKGLGGYQLLCDARNQDAVQRLRRRKHRLQKPFAVLVESIERVSEIAEANAPELALLESVARPIVLLPSRHNLAPAIAPGLSRVGIMLPVVPLHHLIFHALRSRGVRAGCSPVMVATSANLCGEPLLIDNAQALRRLDGIADLIVTHDRDILVRADDSVVSVVAGRPQFVRRARGYVPEPIRLARSVPPVLAVGGELKSTITITRGNQAFVSQHIGDLNTAEGIRAFEKTIRHLTSILDVEPVAFAHDLHPEMASTRFAEANARALVAVQHHHAHAAAVITEHGHTGPALALVLDGHGFGADGGNWGGELLLCEGTWFGRIGHLAPLQMPGGDRAAREPWRMASAVLHGLGRGNEIGHRFAAQRQAGCVSHLLDQPGGTTTTSAGRLFDAAAALLGIAHVQSYEGEAAMKLEALVRRATILEPGWTIDGGVLSLRPLFSRLIADDIDAAGGAGLFHGTFAAACVDWVTRAARTTGVNTVVLSGGCFLNAVLSDEIPRGCSAAGLTPLVPRRLPPSDGGLSLGQAWIAALQIAQQSSATGVTA; from the coding sequence ATGAGCGCCGCAGCCACCCGCGACGGAACACGGCTGCGCGTCATCGTGAGTGGGGCAGTGCAAGGGGTCGGCTTTCGTCCTTACGTCTATGGACTTGCCATTCGGTATGGATTGGCGGGCTTTGTCATCAATGGCGCTGAGGGCGTTATCATCGAGGTTGAGGGCCACCGTGCGTTGGAGTTTGTCGCCACGTTGCCGCTCGAGGCGCCTCCATTGGCACGCATAGTCGACATCTTCGTTCGCGAGACTGCCGCGCTCTCGGAGAAGGGCTTTTCGATCGGTACGAGCGAAGCCGGGAAATCGTCGACGCAGATCGTCGCTGATGCCGCGGTCTGCCAGCACTGCCTCAAAGAGCTATTTGATTCAGAAAATCGGCATTATCTTTACCCTTTCATCAGTTGCTGCCATTGCGGCCCACGCTACACCATCGCCGAACGGCTTCCGTACGATCGTCGCAACACTGTGATGAGGGCGTTTAGTTTGTGCGCCGCGTGCGTGGCTGACTATGCCGATCCGGCAAGCCGCAGGTTTCACGCGGAGGCGATCGCATGCCCAGCATGCGGTCCTCGGCTCAGCCATGCGATCAGCGATATTGTCGCGGCAATCGCGCGGGGGCAGATCGTGGCGATAAAGGGGCTGGGCGGATACCAGCTTCTTTGTGATGCGCGTAACCAGGACGCCGTGCAGCGTTTGCGCAGAAGAAAGCACCGCCTTCAGAAGCCGTTCGCGGTTTTGGTCGAATCCATCGAGCGCGTCAGCGAGATCGCGGAGGCGAACGCGCCGGAGCTAGCGCTGCTAGAATCGGTAGCACGCCCCATTGTCCTCCTGCCATCGCGCCACAATCTGGCGCCCGCCATAGCTCCCGGTTTATCGCGAGTGGGTATCATGCTGCCGGTAGTGCCGCTGCATCACCTCATCTTCCATGCGCTTCGTTCGCGAGGTGTGCGTGCGGGTTGTAGCCCGGTCATGGTGGCCACCAGTGCCAATCTTTGCGGCGAGCCGCTGTTGATTGACAACGCGCAGGCGCTGCGGCGGCTCGACGGAATCGCCGATCTTATCGTGACCCATGATCGCGATATCTTGGTGCGTGCTGATGATTCCGTGGTTTCGGTGGTGGCTGGCCGGCCGCAATTCGTTCGTCGTGCTCGTGGCTATGTTCCCGAGCCGATCCGGCTTGCGAGATCTGTCCCGCCCGTGCTCGCCGTCGGCGGCGAACTGAAGTCGACCATCACAATCACCCGGGGCAACCAAGCGTTCGTCTCTCAGCATATTGGCGATCTAAATACGGCCGAAGGCATCCGTGCGTTCGAGAAGACGATCCGACATCTCACATCGATCCTCGACGTGGAGCCTGTCGCGTTCGCCCATGATCTTCATCCCGAAATGGCTTCTACCAGGTTTGCGGAAGCAAATGCTCGCGCGCTGGTCGCGGTCCAGCATCACCACGCACACGCTGCCGCGGTAATCACCGAGCATGGCCATACGGGGCCAGCGCTTGCCCTTGTGCTCGATGGCCATGGCTTCGGCGCTGACGGCGGTAACTGGGGTGGCGAACTGTTGTTGTGCGAAGGGACGTGGTTCGGACGCATAGGGCACTTAGCGCCCCTGCAGATGCCCGGTGGAGATCGTGCAGCCCGCGAGCCGTGGCGTATGGCGAGCGCAGTATTACACGGGCTCGGCAGGGGTAACGAAATCGGGCACCGCTTTGCGGCGCAACGGCAAGCGGGGTGTGTGTCGCACTTGCTCGATCAGCCGGGCGGGACCACCACGACCAGTGCGGGACGGTTATTCGACGCGGCAGCGGCGCTGCTGGGGATTGCGCATGTGCAGAGCTATGAGGGCGAAGCAGCGATGAAGCTCGAAGCGCTGGTGCGGCGGGCAACGATTCTCGAACCCGGCTGGACGATCGACGGCGGCGTGCTGTCGCTTCGTCCGCTGTTTTCGCGCTTGATTGCTGATGACATTGACGCCGCAGGTGGAGCGGGGCTGTTTCATGGCACTTTCGCCGCCGCCTGTGTCGACTGGGTCACGCGCGCTGCGCGAACAACCGGCGTCAATACCGTCGTTCTGAGCGGCGGCTGCTTCCTGAACGCGGTGCTGTCGGACGAGATCCCGCGCGGTTGCAGCGCAGCCGGTCTTACACCATTGGTGCCGCGGCGGCTGCCGCCCAGTGATGGCGGTTTGAGCCTTGGCCAGGCCTGGATTGCCGCTCTACAGATTGCTCAACAGTCGTCCGCCACGGGAGTAACTGCCTGA
- the hypB gene encoding hydrogenase nickel incorporation protein HypB, with protein sequence MCTVCGCHDGTPSTKRAEENDAESHERSIQGDRDCHSALPPGDRRPPPSNHADDSYNRCPRSANYQADNAQALPSGLDPPDLRGCGRSRKRLVEIERDILDKNNGLAANNRALFAADDLLVFNLLSSPGAGKTTLLVRAVSELKCSRWVGVIEGDQQTSNDARRIQAAGVPAVQINTGKNCHLDAAMIGEAYRRLPLLSGGILFIENVGNLICPAAFDLGEACKIVVFSITEGEDKPLKYPDVFAASSLMVINKIDLASALEFDLGKAIEYARRVNPKIDVIVVSARTGEGFAALYAWIDRQAGRLRRAFQDAGR encoded by the coding sequence ATGTGTACTGTTTGCGGCTGCCACGACGGGACGCCGTCCACAAAACGCGCCGAGGAGAATGATGCGGAGAGCCATGAGCGATCCATTCAGGGCGATCGCGATTGCCATTCTGCGCTTCCGCCGGGCGACCGACGGCCGCCGCCGTCAAATCACGCTGATGATAGCTATAATCGCTGTCCTCGCTCAGCCAATTACCAGGCGGATAACGCGCAGGCGCTTCCGAGCGGCCTCGATCCGCCTGATTTGAGGGGCTGTGGCAGGAGCAGAAAACGGCTCGTTGAGATTGAGCGCGATATCCTGGACAAGAATAATGGACTTGCGGCGAACAATCGCGCGCTCTTCGCAGCCGATGACCTGCTTGTATTTAATCTTTTGTCCAGCCCCGGTGCCGGTAAAACGACGCTGCTCGTCCGCGCGGTGTCCGAGCTCAAGTGCAGCCGGTGGGTCGGGGTCATCGAAGGGGACCAGCAGACCTCGAACGATGCCAGACGGATTCAGGCCGCCGGCGTGCCAGCCGTTCAAATCAATACCGGCAAGAATTGTCATCTCGACGCTGCAATGATTGGCGAGGCTTATCGCCGCCTGCCGCTGCTCTCAGGCGGTATTCTCTTCATTGAAAACGTGGGTAATCTGATCTGTCCCGCCGCCTTTGATCTTGGCGAAGCCTGCAAGATCGTAGTGTTCTCGATTACTGAAGGTGAAGACAAGCCGCTCAAGTATCCCGATGTGTTTGCCGCTTCGTCGCTCATGGTGATTAACAAGATTGATCTAGCGTCGGCGCTCGAATTCGATTTGGGCAAGGCCATCGAATACGCCAGACGGGTCAACCCGAAGATCGACGTGATTGTAGTTTCGGCTCGGACTGGCGAAGGTTTTGCCGCGCTCTACGCCTGGATCGATAGACAGGCGGGCCGTCTGAGACGCGCCTTCCAGGACGCAGGGCGATGA
- the hypA gene encoding hydrogenase maturation nickel metallochaperone HypA: MHEMAICLSIIQIVEEKVHERSSSRVRSICLEMGALSHAAPEAIRFCFAAAATRTVAEGAALNIVELPGVAWCMSCSKSVEIARRGECCPCCGSYHLQVTAGEQIRVKELEID; encoded by the coding sequence ATGCATGAAATGGCGATTTGTCTTAGCATCATTCAGATCGTCGAGGAGAAGGTACACGAGCGATCCTCTTCGCGGGTGCGGAGCATCTGTCTGGAGATGGGAGCACTGAGTCATGCGGCGCCTGAAGCGATCAGGTTTTGCTTTGCTGCCGCTGCAACGCGGACCGTTGCCGAGGGCGCGGCTCTTAATATCGTCGAGCTGCCAGGCGTTGCTTGGTGCATGAGCTGTTCGAAGAGCGTCGAAATTGCTCGGCGCGGTGAGTGCTGCCCTTGCTGCGGCAGCTATCACTTGCAGGTGACCGCGGGCGAACAGATACGGGTGAAGGAGCTGGAGATCGATTGA